DNA from Tsuneonella dongtanensis:
GAGCGCAAGAGCCTCTTGTCGGCAAAATCGGAAAGCTTTCCGCTCCCGCCCGTTGAGTAGACGCGGACGATGCCTAGATTGGCGCCCGACAACAGGAGATTCCCCATGCCCACAATCGCCGTCACCGACGCCAGCTTCCAGTCCGACGTGCTCGACAGCGACAAGCCCGTGCTGGTCGATTTCTGGGCCGAATGGTGCGGTCCGTGCAAGATGATCGGCCCGGCGCTCGAAGAGATTGCTGATGAACTCAGCGACAAGGTGACCATCGCCAAGATGGACATCATGGAGAACACCGGCGTTCCAGGGCAGATCGGCGTCCAGTCGATCCCGCTCATGGTCCTTTTCAAGGACGGCAAGCCCGTCGCGCAGAAGCTCGGCGCTGCCCCGAAGAGCCAGCTCAAGGGCTGGCTCGAGAGCGAACTCTAGAGTTTCGCGTAGAGCGTCGCGAGCACGTCCCATAAGGCCGGGCTCGCGGCGCCGATTATCCCGGTGCGGTCGACCTCGTCGACCCGATAGGGCGATCCGTCCGGCCTGCAGACCTTGCCGCGGGCCTCGTTGAGCCACAGCACCCCGGCCGCATGGTCCCAGGCGAGCGTGCGTTCGAAGAACGACACGTCGTTCTCACCCAGCGCGAGTCGAGGATATTGTTCGGCGGCGCAGCGCGGCGTTTCCACGACGCGATAATGCGGCGCTACGTGGTCGTTGACGGCCTTGCGTCGATGCTGGTCGAGAAAAATCACCGAAATCGCCGCAACCGGCGGCTCGTCGCCTGTCGGCCGGGCCTCGACACGGTCCCCGTTGACGAAGGCACCTTCGCCGCGCCGCGCGTGACAGAACCGGTCACGCACGGGATCGTAGATCCATCCTGCGATCGCCTCCCCTGCATCCGCCAGGGCGACCATGATGCCGAATGGCGACTTGCCGTGTGCATAGTTGTGCGTCCCGTCGATCGGATCGACGATCCAGCACTGACCGGACAGATGATCTAGCACCGAAGGGTCGGCGTGCGCCGCCTCCTCGCCGACGATCGGGACATCCGGAGCGAGCTTCGTCAGCGCCTCGGTGAGGAACGCCTCTGCTTCGCGGTCGGCGACGGTGACAAGCTCATCCTGCGCCTTCTCGATGATGTCGCCTTCGGCAAGGTTGCGCCAGCGCGGCAGGATCGTGCGCTGCGACACGAAACGCATCAGCGCCAGCATCTCGTCGTCGAGCGCGCTCATCGTTTGCGGCCCATCACGAGCGGTAGTCGGCGTTGATCGAGATGTACCCGTGGGTGAGATCGCAGGTCCACACGTTGGCGCATCCATCGCCGAGCCCCAGGTCGATCTCGATGACGACATCCTGCCCTCGGAGGTGCTCGGCTACCGGTGCCTCGTCGTAATCCGCCAGCGGCTGCCCGTCGCGCGCGGCCCAGGTGCCGCCGAAGCCGATCGAGAGCCGGTCGCGATCGGCGGGTTCGCCGGCCTTGCCGACCGCCATCACCACACGCCCCCAGTTGGCGTCTTCCCCCGCGATGGCAGTCTTCACCAGCGGGGAGTTGGCGACAGCGAGGCCGACCCTGCGCGCACTTTCGTCGCTCACGGCACCAGTAACCGCGATCTCGATGAACTTCTGCGCGCCTTCGCCGTCCCGAACGACGAGGTGGGCCAGCTGGCGGCAGACGTCGTGAAGCGCGGCGGCGAAGGCATCCGCGCCGGGATCGTCGAAGGTGGCGAGGGGGGTGTTCCCCGCCTTCCCGGTCGCGAAAGCGAGGACGGTGTCGCTCGTCGACGTGTCGCCGTCGACCGTGATGCAGTTGAAGGTTCCGTCGCTTGCAGCCGAAAGGCATTGCTGGAGGAAGGGTGCCGCAACCGCGGCATCGGTGAACACGTAGCCCAGCATCGTGGCCATGTCGGGCGCGATCATCCCGCTGCCCTTGACGATGCCGACCAGCGTGACCTTTTTATCGCCCAGCATTGCGGTGGCCACCGCGCCTTTCGTGAAGGTATCGGTGGTTCCGATCGTGGCCGCCGCGTCTTCCCACGAGCACTCGGGCGCTGCAAACACGGCGTCGAGTCCCGCGCGCGCCTTGTCCTTGGGCAAGGGAACCCCGATCACACCGGTCGATGAGACGAACACATCGCTCGGCTCGCATCCCAGATGCGCGGCCACCTGGCCCATGATCGCCTCGACCGCCTCGC
Protein-coding regions in this window:
- the argJ gene encoding bifunctional glutamate N-acetyltransferase/amino-acid acetyltransferase ArgJ is translated as MSTVSPLAVPFPEAPHIAGATPRIARAGYKDWGRCDLTFVELTEGTTVAGVFTKNVCCSTEVELGREQVVLGRARALVVNAGNSNAFTGYRGREAVEAIMGQVAAHLGCEPSDVFVSSTGVIGVPLPKDKARAGLDAVFAAPECSWEDAAATIGTTDTFTKGAVATAMLGDKKVTLVGIVKGSGMIAPDMATMLGYVFTDAAVAAPFLQQCLSAASDGTFNCITVDGDTSTSDTVLAFATGKAGNTPLATFDDPGADAFAAALHDVCRQLAHLVVRDGEGAQKFIEIAVTGAVSDESARRVGLAVANSPLVKTAIAGEDANWGRVVMAVGKAGEPADRDRLSIGFGGTWAARDGQPLADYDEAPVAEHLRGQDVVIEIDLGLGDGCANVWTCDLTHGYISINADYRS
- a CDS encoding inositol monophosphatase family protein, producing MSALDDEMLALMRFVSQRTILPRWRNLAEGDIIEKAQDELVTVADREAEAFLTEALTKLAPDVPIVGEEAAHADPSVLDHLSGQCWIVDPIDGTHNYAHGKSPFGIMVALADAGEAIAGWIYDPVRDRFCHARRGEGAFVNGDRVEARPTGDEPPVAAISVIFLDQHRRKAVNDHVAPHYRVVETPRCAAEQYPRLALGENDVSFFERTLAWDHAAGVLWLNEARGKVCRPDGSPYRVDEVDRTGIIGAASPALWDVLATLYAKL
- the trxA gene encoding thioredoxin, with the protein product MPTIAVTDASFQSDVLDSDKPVLVDFWAEWCGPCKMIGPALEEIADELSDKVTIAKMDIMENTGVPGQIGVQSIPLMVLFKDGKPVAQKLGAAPKSQLKGWLESEL